A window from Dysidea avara chromosome 2, odDysAvar1.4, whole genome shotgun sequence encodes these proteins:
- the LOC136247382 gene encoding uncharacterized protein isoform X1, with the protein MTGSNKCRLCPKCNCHRDSEKRMEIWKLPQILVIVLKRFDYRHQRRYKISEYVHYPIKGLNMSRYVVGDDSPNEYHLYAITNHTETSHRGHYTACCQYPYNENKFYKFDDENVSEIGINELQDILSEEK; encoded by the exons ATGACAGGATCTAATAAATG CAGGTTATGTCCTAAATGTAACTGTCATCGTGATTCAGAGAAGAGAATGGAAATATGGAAGCTACCACAAATACTTGTGATTGTACTGAAGAG GTTCGACTACCGTCATCAGCGAAGATATAAGATTTCTGAATATGTTCATTATCCAATAAAGGGATTGAACATGTCTCGTTATGTGGTAGGGGATGACAGTCCAAATGAATATCACCTCTATGCTATCACT AACCACACTGAGACATCACATAGAGGCCACT ACACAGCTTGCTGTCAATATCCTTATAACGAAAACAAGTTCTACAAGTTTGACGATGAGAATGTATCTGAAATTGGAATCAATGAATTACAA GACATATTGTCAGAAGAGAAGTGA
- the LOC136247382 gene encoding uncharacterized protein isoform X2: MTGSNKWLCPKCNCHRDSEKRMEIWKLPQILVIVLKRFDYRHQRRYKISEYVHYPIKGLNMSRYVVGDDSPNEYHLYAITNHTETSHRGHYTACCQYPYNENKFYKFDDENVSEIGINELQDILSEEK, encoded by the exons ATGACAGGATCTAATAAATG GTTATGTCCTAAATGTAACTGTCATCGTGATTCAGAGAAGAGAATGGAAATATGGAAGCTACCACAAATACTTGTGATTGTACTGAAGAG GTTCGACTACCGTCATCAGCGAAGATATAAGATTTCTGAATATGTTCATTATCCAATAAAGGGATTGAACATGTCTCGTTATGTGGTAGGGGATGACAGTCCAAATGAATATCACCTCTATGCTATCACT AACCACACTGAGACATCACATAGAGGCCACT ACACAGCTTGCTGTCAATATCCTTATAACGAAAACAAGTTCTACAAGTTTGACGATGAGAATGTATCTGAAATTGGAATCAATGAATTACAA GACATATTGTCAGAAGAGAAGTGA